One window of Vicinamibacterales bacterium genomic DNA carries:
- a CDS encoding Smr/MutS family protein yields the protein MDDEFRIPIEDTLDLHPFAPRDVVSVVDEYLRAAHGAGLREVRLIHGRGRGVQRGLVQAALEHHPLVEEFWDAPDAHLGATIARLDAGER from the coding sequence ATGGACGACGAATTTCGCATTCCGATCGAGGACACGCTCGACCTGCATCCGTTCGCCCCACGCGACGTCGTGTCGGTCGTGGACGAGTATCTCCGCGCGGCGCATGGTGCTGGGCTTCGCGAAGTACGGCTGATTCACGGTCGGGGTCGCGGCGTGCAGCGTGGTCTCGTCCAGGCCGCGCTCGAGCACCATCCGCTCGTCGAGGAATTCTGGGACGCTCCCGATGCCCACCTCGGCGCAACGATCGCCAGGCTCGACGCCGGCGAGCGATAG
- a CDS encoding M14 metallopeptidase family protein has product MTIRLPRSIGLALVVLVVVLAPLSALAQVPPPESFFGFRMGTDGRLADWPEIERYFQTVAAAASDRVKIVDAGKSTEGRRLIAAIISAPENVKRLDAIRAANQRLADPRALTEQDAAALLAGHKVVVAIGASIHASEIGATQMANELLYELATSSDPRTLAILRDVVVVLFPSLNPDGHVMVVDWHKKMKGTAYEGGSMPWLYHKYAGHDINRDGFMMNLAENRALARFFYSEWHPQVFLAMHQMGQTGARMFVPPNYDPVHPNYDPLIWRESAVLGQAMALELERHNRAGVVSNALYDYYWPGYEDSVPLGHNTVCLLTEVASARLAAPATVTPAELARSSAPGLPEYKPQVTFPNPWPGGTWRLRDIVDYELDAVHGLLQAASLYRPQLVEDFYVMGKRAVEQGLAGGPFAFVIPPEQADPSAAARLVNLLIDGAVDVRQAQEPFRAGDTTYPAGSALILMAQPYRAYAKTLLEKQDYPARRLARGATPERPYDVAGWTLPWQFGVKVDRIEAKFEQPMTTRLARGGIAPAQVWGERRPGYFLVDAPGISGILALNRLVDLSLKPEWLTSAIETNGYWYPAGALVLRDGPGVRDAVTALARELGLRADGMRGVPPANAVAAISGARVGLYKPWFENTDEGWTRYLLEQYKIPFRSMADDEIRQGNLRAGFDVIILPDASAQRLLNGQSATAVPPEYAGGLTEKGIAALKAFVESGGTLVCLGGSGQLAIDALGLPVKDVVRGVPPEQFFCPGSLLALQVDTTRPLAYGMKRETAAFMARGSAFESDPARSGAGRVRVVARYADKNVLLSGWLEGEQAIAGRPAVVEVALGTGRVVLYGIRPQHRAQSLATFRLLLNALFLSSSR; this is encoded by the coding sequence ATGACCATACGATTGCCGCGCTCGATCGGACTCGCGCTCGTTGTCCTCGTTGTCGTCCTGGCGCCCCTGTCGGCCCTTGCGCAGGTGCCGCCGCCCGAGTCCTTCTTCGGGTTCCGCATGGGCACCGATGGACGGCTGGCCGACTGGCCGGAAATCGAGCGTTACTTCCAGACGGTCGCGGCCGCGGCCAGCGACCGCGTGAAGATCGTGGACGCGGGAAAGAGCACCGAGGGGCGACGCCTGATCGCGGCGATTATCAGCGCGCCGGAGAACGTGAAGCGTCTCGACGCGATCCGCGCCGCCAACCAGCGGCTGGCCGACCCTCGCGCGCTGACCGAGCAGGATGCGGCCGCGCTCCTCGCGGGTCACAAGGTCGTCGTCGCCATCGGCGCCAGCATCCACGCGTCGGAGATCGGCGCGACGCAGATGGCCAACGAGCTGTTGTACGAGCTCGCCACGTCCAGCGATCCGCGCACGCTCGCGATCCTCCGCGACGTCGTGGTCGTGCTGTTCCCGTCGCTGAACCCCGACGGCCACGTGATGGTGGTGGATTGGCACAAGAAGATGAAGGGCACCGCGTATGAGGGCGGCTCGATGCCGTGGCTCTACCACAAGTACGCCGGCCACGACATCAACCGCGACGGGTTCATGATGAACCTCGCCGAGAACCGCGCGCTGGCGCGGTTCTTCTACTCGGAGTGGCACCCGCAGGTCTTCCTGGCCATGCATCAGATGGGACAGACCGGGGCGCGGATGTTCGTGCCGCCGAACTACGACCCGGTCCATCCGAACTACGACCCGCTGATCTGGCGTGAGTCGGCAGTGCTCGGGCAGGCGATGGCGCTCGAACTCGAACGCCACAACCGGGCGGGCGTTGTCTCGAACGCGCTGTACGACTACTACTGGCCCGGCTACGAGGATTCGGTGCCGCTCGGCCACAACACCGTGTGCCTGCTCACCGAGGTGGCGTCGGCCAGGCTCGCCGCGCCGGCGACGGTGACGCCGGCGGAACTCGCGAGGTCGTCCGCGCCCGGCCTGCCGGAGTACAAGCCGCAGGTGACGTTCCCCAATCCATGGCCCGGCGGCACCTGGCGCCTGCGCGACATCGTCGACTACGAACTCGATGCGGTGCACGGCCTGCTGCAGGCGGCCTCGCTCTACCGGCCGCAGCTCGTCGAAGATTTCTATGTCATGGGCAAGCGCGCCGTGGAGCAAGGCCTGGCGGGCGGACCGTTCGCCTTCGTCATCCCGCCCGAGCAGGCCGATCCGAGCGCTGCGGCTCGACTGGTGAACCTGCTCATCGATGGCGCTGTCGACGTGCGCCAGGCACAGGAACCGTTCAGGGCTGGCGACACGACGTACCCTGCCGGCAGTGCGCTGATCCTGATGGCGCAGCCGTACCGGGCCTACGCCAAGACGCTCCTCGAGAAGCAGGATTACCCGGCGCGTCGGCTCGCGCGCGGCGCCACACCCGAGCGTCCGTACGACGTCGCGGGCTGGACGCTTCCGTGGCAGTTCGGCGTGAAGGTGGATCGTATCGAGGCGAAGTTCGAACAACCGATGACGACGCGGCTCGCGCGCGGAGGTATCGCACCTGCTCAGGTCTGGGGCGAGCGACGTCCGGGTTACTTCCTGGTCGATGCGCCGGGCATCAGCGGCATACTCGCGCTCAACCGACTGGTCGACCTCTCCCTCAAGCCCGAGTGGCTGACCTCAGCCATCGAGACCAACGGCTACTGGTACCCCGCCGGAGCGCTGGTCCTCCGCGACGGCCCTGGCGTGCGGGACGCTGTGACTGCACTCGCGCGAGAACTGGGCCTCCGCGCCGACGGCATGCGGGGCGTGCCCCCGGCCAACGCTGTGGCGGCGATCAGCGGAGCGCGCGTCGGACTCTACAAACCCTGGTTCGAGAACACGGACGAGGGCTGGACGCGCTATCTGCTCGAGCAATACAAGATCCCGTTCCGCAGCATGGCCGACGATGAGATCCGGCAGGGGAACCTGCGGGCGGGCTTCGACGTCATCATCCTGCCCGACGCGTCGGCGCAGCGGCTGCTCAACGGGCAGTCGGCGACAGCGGTCCCGCCGGAGTACGCTGGAGGCCTGACGGAAAAGGGAATTGCGGCGCTCAAGGCATTCGTCGAATCCGGAGGGACGCTCGTGTGCCTGGGTGGGTCGGGTCAGCTCGCGATCGACGCGCTCGGTCTCCCCGTGAAGGACGTCGTGCGCGGTGTGCCGCCTGAACAGTTCTTCTGCCCGGGTTCGCTGCTGGCACTCCAGGTGGACACGACCAGACCGCTCGCCTACGGAATGAAACGGGAGACGGCGGCGTTCATGGCCCGCGGTTCTGCGTTCGAGTCCGATCCGGCCAGATCGGGCGCCGGCCGAGTCCGCGTCGTGGCCCGCTACGCCGACAAGAATGTGCTGCTGAGCGGCTGGCTGGAGGGGGAGCAGGCCATTGCCGGGCGGCCAGCCGTCGTGGAGGTCGCTCTCGGCACTGGCCGCGTTGTGCTCTACGGGATTCGCCCGCAGCACCGCGCCCAGTCGCTGGCGACATTCCGGCTGCTGCTGAACGCCCTGTTCCTCAGTTCCTCGCGATAG
- a CDS encoding sigma-70 family RNA polymerase sigma factor, whose amino-acid sequence MDVHDDAQDVTQAQAGDEPAFRRLVERHSRGVFQLAFRLTGSEPDAEDVVQEAFLKAYRELRRFEARSSFRTWIHRITVNCAYDLLRQRPRHKAESLNADEGDGVGGIEPEADETSRPDRLAFGAEVQSRVRTAMDLLTPAERTAFVLRHFEGRSLEEIGEALGLRVGATKHSIFRAVQKMRRALAPIVGCS is encoded by the coding sequence ATGGACGTGCACGACGACGCCCAGGATGTCACGCAGGCGCAGGCCGGTGACGAGCCGGCCTTCCGCCGGCTTGTCGAGCGGCACAGCCGGGGTGTCTTCCAGCTCGCCTTTCGCCTGACCGGAAGCGAGCCGGACGCCGAGGACGTCGTGCAAGAGGCGTTTCTGAAGGCCTACCGTGAGCTTCGGCGGTTCGAGGCCCGGTCGAGCTTCAGGACCTGGATCCACCGGATAACCGTCAACTGCGCGTACGACCTGCTGCGTCAGCGGCCCCGGCACAAGGCCGAGTCCCTGAATGCGGACGAGGGCGACGGCGTTGGCGGGATCGAGCCGGAGGCCGACGAGACGTCCAGGCCGGATCGTCTCGCGTTTGGCGCCGAGGTTCAGAGCCGGGTCAGGACGGCGATGGACCTGCTGACGCCGGCCGAGCGGACCGCCTTCGTGCTTCGGCACTTCGAGGGACGCTCGCTCGAAGAGATTGGCGAAGCCCTCGGCCTCCGGGTCGGCGCGACGAAGCACAGCATCTTCCGCGCGGTGCAGAAGATGCGGCGGGCGCTCGCGCCGATCGTCGGGTGTAGTTAG